The Lolium rigidum isolate FL_2022 chromosome 2, APGP_CSIRO_Lrig_0.1, whole genome shotgun sequence genomic interval GTATGAGTGCTAGCCATAAAGCAAATCGTCTGGGGCATTTCAGCGAACACCTAGTGCGCGCACTGTCACACATACAGATGTCTTATTTCAACGAATACCTTGCGCTCATCTCGCTTCAGAAACGGAATTCCCACCGCAGCATAAGCTTCTAAAACAATCCACAGTCGATACACGCAACTCAAACGTCTTGGTATTGCGGATGCTTGGCGGCAGACGCAGAATTTCAAGAATGGGCATAGCAAGTTCGCAAAATATTGTTGAAAGGAGAATTCATGGTCCATGATACCATATAAATCAAAGGACGAATTGGTACAACCACTGGGAATCAAATCCAAGGGTCCAGAAAGACATGTGAAGGTGGGGAATGGAGAGATGAAAGGAGAAGTACCTCGCTGCCGGCCGCCGTCTTGATTGCTGGAGTCGCCGTCGGTCGCCGTGCTGGAGAGGGGCGAAAGGATGGAGTGAAGATGTCGCCTAGTCGCCGGAGCCTCCGTCGAGCTGGAGAGAGCACGGAGATCCGTGGCCCGGCGTTGAGAGACCGACCGCGCCGCTGCACGTCCAAAGGGCCGCGCAGCGCCCAGTCCAAGCAGCGTCAATGTTCTGCACTTTCGGCTATTCGCTACGCAATAGTGGAGATGGGCTTAAGTTAAGCCGCTTAACTGTCAAAAGAATGAAGATGGGCCACAGAATTGGGATTGCACTATATAAGCCTATATAGGGCAGGTTTAGATTTACGACTTTTTTTTATCTATGGTCTATGGATTATATAGCTGCCTCTCAAAAAATATATATGGTTTACTATGCTTGTATGAAATTTTCTAATATTACCCTAAAAACTAAGTGTATCGAATGGAGTGTAAATTATGTTGTGCAAATCACTATTCAAAAACTAGGTCAAATCATCAATtaataggccgattaatcgctactaggggattgaccgtgtcgattacctcTAATATCTGGTGTTAATCCTTTAACCCGGTTAATTGCTTTGATAAACCAATTACTAAGAATGTTACAGCTTAATTAGTACATTTTGGTCAATAGATTTGCAAAATTTTCAATGCAGCTTGCCCGTTCAGCCGCTTTCCCGTCCAAATCAAGTAGGTTTGTGAAGTTTCAACTCGATTCTCCCCTCTAAGAGCTCGATTCCCGCCATTGCTGAACAATTTCTCACCCTTGCCGACCAGACCATGGATACAAGATCTCGACCACCTTGAGAAGCTTGTTGAAGAGCTCTAGGATGCCTTCAAATAGGGTAGGTGATTGAGGTGCAAGAGGGTAGTACCTTGGATAGGTGGTGGAAGAAGAGAAACTTCCGAGGGCAAAGGAGAAGAATCGAAAGGAAGGAACATGGTGGCGGTTGGTCGTTCCTTTGTCACTCATGATGTAAAATATTACGTCACCGGGGAGAAGCGTACATTTTTTAATGAGATTTGGGGCTCTATAAAAGTAGGACAACATATAAATACCCATATACTATTTGTTTCTTTCTTATACAGACGTATTTTGGGTGCTAATTTGCGTAGGTTGCACCAATTAATaaccgaccgattaaatcagttaatcgtctgaATTTCGATTATTCAATACTCCTAAGCCGATCGAGAAGTTAACAATTACCGATTTTCTTACCTTTGGTGCAAATTGTCATGTTGTTGTCTAAATTCATATAAAGGGAGATTAACTTCTAACGAACGGAGCAAGTCCCTCGGGGTACGGATTGTTATCTCCCCCTAAAAATACATCTTGTAAAGGCGTCACCTAGGGTGAAATCGCTTCAATTGATAACCACGGCATTGTGTAAACACTTCCCATAGTGAAGTCTCATTGCCTGATGTCCGTGGGTTCGTCTTCGTTTTTTGTTTGTCGTGCTTGTAACACAAATATAATaccacaaaacaaaacaaaaagataaAGAGTAAAATATATACGAAGGGATTAGACAAACGAGATTGTCGTAATTACCGAAGTGACAACACATGGCTTAAGTAGGATCGTGTTAATGACTTTGCTTTGTTTAGAAACCACTTAACATGATACACATTACACAATGTACACGACGGCACATGGTGCATCTCTGTCGTTTCTGCTCTGGATCCGCCACCTGCGGCAAAGGGTGCTCCGTGGTTCCGTGTTGATCATATGCTCAGATTAGATCATGGAATAACAAAATCTTCGTATAGTAATGCTGCTGAGTGTTGACCTACCAGGAGTAAACTTGCAGCCTACGAGCGTAGGTTCGTTGGGGTAACCTTGCAGGTGGCAGTCAGCTAGGTTCGTTCGTAAACCGTACAGAGACCTCGGGGGCATGCACTGCGTTGCATATCCATCGCCGTAGATTCGCCATTGTCAACGCCGAGCAGTAGACCTTACGTGCGACCTCCGTTTGCAACTCCCAGATGTTCCATCGATTCCGCCATCGATTTCCGTCTCTCGAGAAAGCAGAGATCTTTCCGTCTCCTAGACTCGTTCAACTTAGGACGCCGAGGCTCGAAGCAGGGTTGAGATCTGCAGCCTGCAGCCGGTCGATGCCGCGTCGCGTTGTCGCCTGTCAGGTTAAGTCCACGCATTATGTCCCTGCGAGCGAGCGTGAAGCCGAAGCAATGGCTGGTTagtaggagcaggagcaggaggaaaGGTGGTAGCGATGAATTATCATGGCTATATGTCAATGCCCCGTACAGGGACGATGGGAAAGCGGAGCACAATTGCCGAATTATTGTTCCTCCTCGCCTGATGATGAGCACGAGCAGACCGACCGGTGGTTCGTGCTCATGTCTGAATCCTGATTTGGCCTGGCAGTACCGTGAATCAAAATCGGACAGGTTACTCAGGGGCTTGGAGATAGACTGGAAGTGGACAGACCACTGTTGATCTCTTATTTTGGGGGGGAATTCGACAGTTCAGTATTTGTCGTGGGTTCAGGACGCGACACGCCCCCGTGCTGGCGATGATCACGGGGCTGCTCTGCTCTGCTTGGGCGTATTAGGCACTGGCAGCAAGTAGGATGTGTTGTTTTGCAGAGATGAGATGCGGTGAGTGCCACGTTATCTTCATACACGATTACAGCAAGAAACCAGAGATTTCCCGGAGCAGCCCGGGCTGCCATGCTATGCTGTCTGTACCTGAAACTGTACATTAACGCTCTGCTGAGCGCTATAGCGGATATTGTAAATAGGAGCATGCAAAAACTCGTACGGGTTTTTCTCCTAAAAAACGGGTAatgaatggatgaggcaaagtttttgcttttgtttaaagAAAAACTCGTACGGGCTACTGAAAATACGTTTGCATGCCCAAAAACTCATTGCGTAGATCAGTACCCGCACTCGAAATTGATTAATTGTCAAAACTATGTTCGCTGGAGAATCCAGAGCTGATCAAGCAGTTCATCGAAACATTGATCGCATGGATACATCATAGGGAAGCAAACTCAACCTAATATAGCCTACCGCAATCCTCGATTTACCAAAATTCAGCCCTGAGACACCTCACTTGGCCATGTGGACGCGGCTGTGGACGACAAACTCCTCCTATTCGAGCGCGACACACTCCATCTTCACGCGGCGGACGGCGGCCTCGTGCTGAAACTCCTCGTAAGCGCGCACTTGGTGGATGGCCAAATGCGCGTCCTTCTCCTTGCGTTGACGCGCCTCAGCAACATCTTGATCTGAGATGtggcaaagcttcttgatgacggCGGCATCAGGATGCGGTTGGTCCACCTGTTTGTCGTACGCTTCTTCGTGCCCTCCGACCGGATCCATTTCGTGTGCTCCTCGGCAGGGGGTGTTGTGGGACTTCCGCCGCCTCACGACGAGGCGATGTCGACTCCAATCCGACCGTCCCCTTGTCCAAAACCGCTGCGACAAAACTTCAGGAGCGATGGATGCGGTGTAGGTGAGGGTAATTCCTCGCCGGATGTAACCCTAGAGTGGCGACGAAGCGGTGGATGGGGCGGCGCGAAGATAGGATTTGAGCCTGTTTCAGGCACATCGACCTCTACTTGTAGCATCTGCGAATGTGAGTTACTGGTCTCTACGAATTTGTTTTAGGCCAAAACGTGGATACAGGATCTGATCAAAGGATGAAACCTAGGCAAAAATTTAAATCCGCCGGACTTCAAAACGTGAGAAATATAAACAAGGAGAAAACGACCCTCCACACTTGCACAAGGGCAACAGCAGCCACAACATGGCAAAGCTGACACTGGTGGATAACAGAAACAACAAATGGGGAGATGGTTTGTTTAATGTGACAGACAATCTGGCCATGTGCGATGGAATCTTGGCACCGGTTCTGCTTTGCAAAGCTGCTAACAACTCGTTAATAGTACTCCCACTTTTGATTATGTTCCATGCCCAACAGAAAGGCGAAAAGAGCACAGACAGCCAAAAAGGCAGGAACAGCATCTACAGTCAAATGGCAAGCTCACCGTTTACCATTTGAACGGCGGTCATATTCGTGATTTTCCCGCACATAATCATTCACCCACAAGGAGAATTTCGAGATGAATGCAGCCAGATCACCTCTCTTTTCTCCATCTCCAAAAATTCACAAAGGAAGAATCAGAAGGAAAGAATGCACAGGTAACTGAAGGAGGATTAACCAAGCGTTTAGTCTCAGCATCATAATTAAGGATCCGGAACAAAACAAGGCAAGAGCACTGTACACATACACCGATTAGCATTTTAGCAGGAGGCGATCAAAACCCAGCCCGCCTTGATGATACGAGTAGTAGATTAGTAAAAAGCGATTAACCAACGACGCCGTCTAACTCAGTAGGCCTCCTCGGGGATGCTCTGCAGGCCGGGCTCCCACTCCCCGCTGGCCTGCATCCGgcgcgcctcctccgccgcccgccgcatGCTGCGCCGCCGGAGCGACTGCAGCCTCTGCTCGGCGTCTGTCCCGCCGCCGCCTGACGCGCGCTGGCGGGAGCTGCGGCGTTCGCCCCCCGACGCCGCCGTCGAGCCCGCGATGGTGGTGGGGCCGGTGCCGAGCGCGGCCACCATCTTCTTGAGCTCGCGCTTGCTGACCACGATCTTGACGCGCACCGCGCCGCCCACCTCCTCCCGGGACAGCACGCGGCCGCCGTGGTGCAGCTGCTCCAGCGCCTCCGCGGCCGCCTTCGACTGGTGCTGCTGCCGGTGGCCGTGGCCCTGTGCCCCGGCCGCCGCGTGGTCCCTCGGGAAGAAGCACCTTGTCGCCATCTCCGTGACCGGCCGCCGACGCCCCGCTCTCGCGCAAGTGGCGCGATGTCCGGCCTCCGGCGGGGCAAGTAGTGGTAGTAGTACCCGGGCAGTCCCTGCTAGCTCCGGCGACGTTCCTTGCAAGGCAGAGCGCGAAGGCTAAAGCGAAGGCAAAGTGATTGTGCGGCCTGTCGAGCAATGCGACATTGCTACCACGGTTTATATACTGGCAGTCGTCGGGTGGCTTGCCTTTTTGCTGAGCGCAGCCACAACTGGCTCCAAACACGCACCGCCCCAGGTCTCTGACCCGCGGGCCCCGCTTCCTCCCCACCTGTGTCCGTCCCCAAGCTTACTGCTGAAAGTTGATCAAACAAATGGGTAACGAACATGGATCGATATGGTTAATATTACAGAATAGTAACCAAGTGCAGCTTTTGTTAAGGCTCTAAACAATCATGAGACGGGGACTAATTGCGATGGCAGTTGAATAGAGAAATGGACGCCTCACATGGCTGTCGCTCTCGCggccggagagagagagaggattgaTCGCTGATCGgaccggagagagagagaggatcgaTCGGACCGGGCATCATTGGATCGATATCGATCGGGGTCGGGAGGAAGTGACGTGTTATCGAGCCGGACTCGATGTCGATTTTGTGGAGTGAACGACCGATGTACATTTGGTCACGACGAGGCAACAGTTTGACATAGACATCGGTCCTTTGGTTACAACAACGCCCTCGTCTTCCATGTTTCCTGTTGCTAGTTCTGTAGCTCGCCCAGCAATGGCGCTGGCGCCATTGGATTTCTGGAACTAATGTTGCACGGCTTTGAAGTGCAGGGAGTTCAGTTAATTATTCAGAGATCGTAATATGCGAGTTACAGGGAAGTGTAATATTTGTGGTACTGAGTTGAATGATACCTCACATGCTCAATACAAATGCCCCCATACTCGTCGTCTCTAGAGCGAAATGGAAAGGCCTAGAATTTACCTGAGGATCTGGACTTGCAGATCGAGCCTTATCATTTGGTTCCACTTCAGGCAGTTATTAGTAAACTTCAAAGCAATATGATTGATGCTACTCGTGTGGTGGCTTGGAGAGTTTGGTTTGCAAGGAATGAGGCTACACACGATAAAATCTTGCCTTCGTGTGATAGTTCTCGGCGTTTTATATCTGGCCACTGGAAGTTGCTTCATCACTGCAAAGATTCCTCTGCGAAGGATATTGTCAAAGGAAAGAAACCGATGGTTGAAGATGCAACATTGCCTGCTTCTCGGGTGGTAAAAAAGGGACCTGATAACCCGTGGATCAAGCCCCCAGTGGGCTGGGTGAAATTCTCCACTGATGGATCCTTCGGTGCTTCTGATCATAGCGTCGGAGCTGGCATGGTGCTTCGTGATACTGCTGGAACAACGATCTTCACTGCATGCAGATTCATGGATGATTGTGATGGTCCTCTTGAGGCAGAAATTCGAGCCTGTGTGGCGGGTTTGGACTTGGCGATTCACCGCAGTCCCTACCCTATAATAGTAGAGACCGACTGCGTCCAGTTGGTAGAGGTCTTCTGTGCAGGATAGATCACCCTTTCTTCATTGGGTGTCGGAGATTAGAACTCTTCGTAATCAAGAGCATGAGTGTGTTTTCGTAAAAGTGGAACGATCGCAGGTTAGGGTTAGTcatgatgatgcggggtggcttttggacacctccgcctcaagaccgacaaaccctcctcgtggcccaaggacacgagctcgggccaaagccatacatgataaggtgaattcacCCCTTTCTACACTCGAACTCAacataaccttggacggattgctacctcatacaTATGCCTATATGTCACAAGGTACCAATCTCGTCAAGGACCCGAAGGGAGCGTCAAGGAACcgaggagagggaagccacatggttcaaggaagaagaagggaagaccaaagggaagaagagaagaaggagaggaggaggtcgatccggtccaggatccggtctaaccgggccccaggccggacccgccggtcacaggcccggttgaccgggcggcagaccggatccAGCCCGGTCCAGACCGGATCCCCGACCGATGCCAACCGGAAGGAGTTCTGGGGCCCCGGGAGCCCCACCCGGTCACCGCCCGGCCCAGCATCCAgtttggaccggatgggccggccccaggcccggtccagCCGGCCCCTGACCGGATCCCACGGGTTTGACCCAACCAACTTGTACCTCTTCGACCCGTGCCGCCCTGTAGGCCTATATAAGCACCCAGGTCGCCCCCTTTACTCTTTAGACATAATTTGAGCTTAAAACaacttttgagctttgtctctctagggttagatcccctttgtaaccaaggctactcttgttgaggatttggatgcttgtgagtgagattctagtgtgctccactctctctccctcaccggtcttcgTCTCCAACCCCGATTTCTCATCCGGAATTCTACCTCGCGTCTCTTCCGGTTGATTCTAttagcgtggtccatcgagccacgagagtaagaattcgattgtatcgggttggtgtgcgtgtgtttgttcttcgtgttcttcatcttctccctcttttccccttttggatttgggtcaatcgcgagatcgggccacaacctaggtcttaga includes:
- the LOC124688036 gene encoding uncharacterized protein LOC124688036; its protein translation is MATRCFFPRDHAAAGAQGHGHRQQHQSKAAAEALEQLHHGGRVLSREEVGGAVRVKIVVSKRELKKMVAALGTGPTTIAGSTAASGGERRSSRQRASGGGGTDAEQRLQSLRRRSMRRAAEEARRMQASGEWEPGLQSIPEEAY